A genomic window from Motacilla alba alba isolate MOTALB_02 chromosome 6, Motacilla_alba_V1.0_pri, whole genome shotgun sequence includes:
- the LOC119702756 gene encoding glutathione S-transferase omega-1-like, translating to MSGDHSRSLGKGSAAPGPVPAGLIRLYSMRFCPYAQRTRLVLRAKGISHEVININLKNKPDWYFEKNPSGLVPVLETSKGQLIWESPITCEYLDEAFPGKKLMPSDPYERACQKMLLEDFSKITSLLFKHVLAVKDGQDTTALKAEIAEKFGKLEEVLSKRNTVFYGGDSVSMVDYLIWPWFERLEPFQLKDSLNHTPKLQRWMEAMKEDPAIKATITDPQTYKNYLQLYLKNSPEACDYGL from the exons ATGTCGGGCGATCACTCCCGCAGCCTGGGCAAGG GCAGCGCGGCGCCGGGCCCGGTGCCCGCGGGGCTGATCCGGCTCTACAGCATGCGCTTCTGCCCCTACGCGCAGCGGACGCGCCTGGTTCTCCGCGCCAAGGGCATCAG CCATGAAGTCATCAACATCAATCTGAAGAACAAACCTGACTGGTACTTTGAGAAGAACCCCTCTGGGCTGGTTCCTGTTCTGGAGACCAGCAAGGGCCAGCTGATCTGGGAGTCCCCCATCACCTGTGAGTACTTGGATGAAGCATTTCCAGGGAAGAAGCTGATGCCTTCAGACCCCTATGAACGAGCTTGTCAGAAGATGCTCTTGGAAGACTTCTCAAAG ATAACATCCTTGCTTTTCAAGCATGTTTTGGCAGTCAAAGATGGACAGGACACCACTGCATTGAAAGCAGAGATTGCTGAAAAGTTTGGCAAACTTGAAGAG GTTCTGTCCAAACGCAACACGGTGTTTTATGGTGGGGACTCGGTCTCAATGGTGGACTACCTGATCTGGCCATGGTTTGAACGTCTGGAACCATTCCAGCTGAAGGA CTCTTTGAATCACACCCCAAAGCTCCAACGCTGGATGGAGGCCATGAAGGAGGACCCTGCTATCAAGGCTACAATAACTGACCCACAGACATACAAAAACTACCTCCAGCTGTATCTGAAGAACAGCCCTGAGGCATGTGATTATGGGCTCTGA
- the LOC119702595 gene encoding inositol 1,4,5-trisphosphate receptor-interacting protein — protein sequence MPVGLFRVCLLVITAIVNHPLFFPKENGTVPENTEEIIQKMKEREESLRLEQLRLEQEIADQEATQKALEKAAVVVEESKEEKVRWDMWTALSMVIFLLIELWRQDFQEGNWQDIGGEEDDMAVLGKAFKGVALPDKAVLASFYEKRILGTTGDMARMREMVEGFADDLLEALRSVCNRDADMEVEDCMGVGSMYENWRVRKPFVCDLIVPFAPPEPYCFRCQTWCSGDSFPPDEQGYGTIKVCRADEDAPGCICDKTKLGEDMLCLLHSQVSSTRPSSEMEDLLCFKNTQYLDADQVMKWFQIAVTKAWNRISHKYEFDLSFSLLDSPGALKIKFKSGKSIAFNLTPVVQYENSDVYFISHFPRSSLAADIPSSTHWFLTFAVYERRFIQLVSKTLPANACHVSCLQILSFLHGKQCSLTGPSGLTNYHLKTVLLHLLQARPSQDWAPEKLEARLQDMLKFLEKCLQEKKLYHFFIGNGKVPAELGFPIIFQRAEPLNLFRPFVLRRDIYRKMVDTFHEMLRNMSALINEYTVHIPLAHTNGIHKEPL from the coding sequence ATGCCCGTGGGACTCTTCCGGGTGTGCCTTCTGGTGATTACAGCTATTGTCAACCACCCGCTCTTCTTCCCTAAGGAGAATGGCACCGTCCCCGAGAACACAGAAGAAATCATCCAGAAGATGAAGGAGCGGGAGGAGAGCCTGCGGCTGGAGCAGTTGCGCTTGGAGCAGGAAATCGCAGACCAGGAAGCCACACAGAAGGCTCTGGAAAAGGCTGCAGTGGTAGTGgaggaaagcaaagaggaaaaggtCCGATGGGATATGTGGACTGCCCTCTCCATGGTCATCTTCCTGCTGATCGAGCTCTGGaggcaggatttccaggaaggGAATTGGCAGGACATAGGAGGAGAAGAGGATGACATGGCAGTCCTGGGGAAAGCATTTAAAGGAGTGGCCTTGCCCGACAAGGCTGTCCTGGCCAGCTTCTACGAGAAGCGTATCCTGGGTACCACGGGAGACATGGCCAGGATGCGGGAGATGGTGGAAGGCTTTGCAGATGACCTGCTGGAGGCCTTGAGGAGCGTTTGTAACCGGGATGCTGACATGGAAGTGGAAGATTGCATGGGTGTGGGGAGCATGTACGAGAACTGGAGAGTGCGTAAACCCTTCGTCTGTGATCTGATAGTGCCTTTTGCTCCCCCGGAGCCTTACTGCTTTCGCTGCCAGACCTGGTGCTCTGGTGACTCTTTTCCCCCAGATGAACAAGGTTATGGCACTATCAAGGTGTGCAGGGCAGATGAGGATGCGCCGGGTTGCATCTGTGACAAGACTAAACTAGGGGAAGATATGCTGTGCCTCCTCCATAGCCAGGTCAGTAGTACCAGGCCCAGCAGTGAGATGGAAGACCTCCTGTGCTTCAAAAATACTCAATATCTGGATGCTGACCAAGTCATGAAGTGGTTCCAGATTGCTGTCACCAAGGCCTGGAACAGAATCTCCCACAAATATGAATTTGATCTTTCCTTCAGCCTCCTGGACTCACCAGGAGCCCTGAAGATAAAATTTAAATCGGGGAAATCGATTGCCTTCAACCTCACCCCTGTGGTGCAGTATGAGAACTCTGATGTTTACTTCATCTCCCACTTCCctcggagcagcctggcagcagacATCCCCTCCAGCACCCACTGGTTTCTCACCTTCGCAGTGTATGAGAGGAGGTTCATCCAGCTGGTCTCCAAAACACTGCCTGCCAATGCCTGCCACGTCAGCTGCCTTCAgatcctctccttcctccatgGGAAGCAGTGCAGCCTCACAGGTCCCAGCGGGCTCACCAACTACCACCTGAAGACAGTGCTGCTGCATCTCCTGCAGGCACGTCCCAGCCAGGACTGGGCCCCAGAAAAGCTGGAGGCCCGCCTACAGGACATGCTGAAATTCCTAGAGAAATGTTTGCAAGAAAAGAAGCTTTATCACTTCTTTATTGGCAATGGGAaggtgccagcagagctgggtttcCCCATCATATTTCAGAGGGCTGAGCCTCTCAACCTTTTCCGTCCCTTTGTGCTACGCAGGGACATTTACAGGAAGATGGTGGACACGTTCCACGAGATGCTCAGGAACATGTCTGCACTGATCAATGAGTACACGGTGCACATTCCCCTTGCACACACCAATGGGATCCATAAGGAACCCCTTTAA